One genomic segment of Hymenobacter psoromatis includes these proteins:
- a CDS encoding glycoside hydrolase family 5 protein, translating into MKITLVALLSLASLAHAQQAPLLRAEGPKIVDAQHREVLLRGMNLGGWLLQEGYMMKPGYGGTQGSVKKVLYAAGLSDAAVEKFYQQYRDNFITKADIDFIAQQGFNCIRLPLHYDLFLTPAQRAVRNGVIRGTVPYADYVAKLKEWQQKGELFKEPARLEAIRIIDQTLVWCAANKLYVVLDLHAAPGAQGTDSNIADALQPNDFWNEPVYQEMTNGLWATLARRYKNDGRIAMYDLINEPNNVPGGNPPIQAMFEKLINTVRAQGDQHLLLLEGNGYGNNYNSIEKKTFTHQENLVYNAHRYSILPKYPLSNAVDASNPDANQLGAIGNLLRFRAAQNVPVWVGETGENSAQWMGEAARNLNSVGIGWCNWTYKRFSDKPIAALLRIRLPYPVDVKSAADLPVILENIKFQNCVLNPEVIAALKAELK; encoded by the coding sequence ATGAAAATCACCCTTGTCGCGTTGCTCAGCCTAGCTAGCCTAGCCCACGCGCAGCAGGCGCCCCTACTGCGTGCCGAAGGCCCCAAAATCGTGGATGCCCAGCACCGCGAGGTGCTGCTGCGCGGCATGAACCTGGGCGGCTGGCTGTTGCAGGAAGGATACATGATGAAGCCCGGCTACGGCGGCACCCAGGGTTCGGTGAAAAAAGTGCTGTACGCGGCGGGGCTGAGCGACGCGGCGGTGGAAAAATTCTACCAGCAGTACCGGGACAATTTTATCACGAAGGCCGATATTGATTTTATTGCGCAACAGGGCTTTAACTGTATTCGCCTACCCCTGCACTACGACCTGTTTCTGACCCCGGCGCAGCGGGCGGTGCGCAACGGCGTGATTCGGGGAACGGTGCCGTATGCTGATTACGTGGCGAAGCTAAAGGAATGGCAGCAGAAAGGCGAGCTGTTTAAGGAGCCGGCCCGGCTCGAAGCCATTCGGATTATTGACCAGACGCTGGTCTGGTGCGCGGCCAATAAGCTATACGTGGTGCTGGATTTGCACGCCGCACCGGGCGCGCAGGGTACCGACTCGAACATCGCCGATGCCTTGCAGCCCAACGACTTCTGGAACGAGCCGGTGTACCAGGAAATGACCAATGGGCTGTGGGCCACGTTGGCCCGGCGCTATAAAAACGACGGCCGCATTGCCATGTACGACCTTATCAATGAGCCTAATAACGTGCCCGGCGGCAACCCGCCCATCCAGGCCATGTTTGAGAAGCTCATCAACACGGTGCGCGCCCAGGGCGACCAGCACCTGCTGCTGCTGGAGGGCAATGGCTACGGCAACAACTATAATTCTATCGAGAAAAAGACCTTCACGCACCAGGAGAACCTGGTGTATAACGCGCACCGGTACAGCATTTTGCCCAAATATCCGCTCAGTAATGCCGTGGACGCCAGCAACCCTGACGCTAACCAGCTCGGGGCCATTGGCAATTTGCTGCGCTTTCGGGCGGCGCAAAACGTACCGGTGTGGGTGGGCGAAACCGGCGAAAACAGCGCGCAGTGGATGGGCGAGGCTGCCCGTAACCTCAACAGCGTGGGCATCGGCTGGTGCAACTGGACCTACAAGCGCTTTAGCGACAAGCCAATTGCGGCGCTGCTGCGCATCAGGCTGCCCTACCCGGTCGATGTGAAGTCGGCCGCCGATTTGCCGGTTATTTTGGAAAATATCAAATTCCAGAATTGCGTACTGAACCCGGAGGTGATTGCCGCGCTGAAGGCGGAATTGAAGTAA
- a CDS encoding SGNH/GDSL hydrolase family protein, whose product MKANLLVYFASALLLAAPTPPAAAQAAPKPTVILFVGNSFFHGAFEPVLSYNTAAVTDENFKPTGPRSGREHADGPWGGIPGIFKKLTDEVGLNYEVHLEAISGQTLQFHYDSALAVIKQPKWDRVIMHDYSTGPVPMRHGGQPARFFTYATKLEQAVHEVNPKAKIYLYETWARADLTYPADKNYTGLPLDSMTTDLHRAYYQEAAQDHGFAGVAPAGDAWLRAVRQGLADPNPYDDAEPGKVDLWGRDHYHPSAYGAYLNACVVLAEVTGYDPRKLGAQEQAAAALGIAPEVAVRLQKIAYEQVRAGRKG is encoded by the coding sequence ATGAAAGCTAACCTGCTTGTTTACTTCGCTTCGGCCCTTTTACTGGCCGCCCCTACCCCCCCGGCCGCGGCCCAGGCAGCCCCGAAGCCCACAGTTATTCTCTTCGTGGGCAACAGCTTTTTTCACGGGGCTTTTGAGCCGGTGCTGAGCTACAACACAGCGGCCGTGACCGACGAAAACTTTAAGCCCACCGGGCCGCGCAGCGGGCGCGAGCACGCCGATGGGCCCTGGGGCGGTATTCCGGGCATTTTCAAGAAGCTGACTGACGAGGTAGGGCTGAACTACGAAGTACACCTGGAGGCCATCAGCGGGCAGACCTTGCAGTTTCATTACGACAGCGCGCTGGCCGTGATTAAGCAGCCCAAGTGGGACCGGGTGATTATGCACGACTACAGTACCGGACCGGTGCCCATGCGCCACGGCGGCCAGCCCGCGCGATTTTTCACCTACGCCACCAAGCTGGAGCAGGCCGTGCACGAGGTGAATCCAAAGGCCAAAATATACCTCTACGAAACCTGGGCGCGGGCCGACCTCACCTATCCCGCCGACAAAAATTACACCGGCCTACCCCTCGACTCGATGACGACCGACCTGCACCGGGCCTACTACCAGGAAGCGGCGCAGGACCACGGCTTTGCGGGCGTGGCACCGGCCGGCGATGCCTGGCTGCGCGCCGTGCGCCAGGGCCTGGCCGACCCCAACCCCTACGACGACGCCGAGCCCGGTAAAGTGGACCTCTGGGGCCGCGACCACTACCACCCCAGCGCCTACGGTGCCTACCTCAACGCCTGCGTGGTGCTGGCTGAAGTAACGGGCTACGACCCCCGCAAGTTGGGCGCGCAGGAGCAGGCCGCCGCCGCCCTGGGCATCGCGCCCGAGGTGGCCGTGCGGCTGCAAAAAATAGCCTACGAGCAGGTGCGGGCCGGGCGCAAGGGGTAG
- a CDS encoding efflux RND transporter periplasmic adaptor subunit, with protein MDRIIDTATQRRRRLRTWLLGVAALAALLAAGWGLRAALQPSLRRGDILTARVETGDVDATLTAAGTIIPAREVVITSPIPSTVRRVVLAVGARVRPGQLILELDKDLAASALAKLDDEQLRNQNKNSQLQLTLDRSLTDLAAQQQSQDLKVSSLESALRDEQHLLAIGGGTAEAVRQAELNLRTARLEAQRLRQQLANQRLASQADRRELGYTVSMQQRSIQEQAGKLRQADISSQLPGVLTWVNDNLGATVQAGDALARVADLSRYRVRATLADSYADQLHPGDAVLVRLGPGTDLRGTVASISPAVDKGVVTFYATLANDHHPALRANLRADVFVITRAHRGVLRLHNGPFYQGGQEQPVFVLAGGRAGRRVVHFGDSNTDYVQVLRGLTKGEEVIVSDTKGFVDTPELQVE; from the coding sequence ATGGACAGAATTATTGACACCGCTACCCAGCGCCGCCGCCGGCTGCGCACCTGGCTGCTCGGCGTGGCGGCGCTGGCCGCGCTGCTGGCGGCCGGGTGGGGGCTGCGGGCCGCGTTGCAGCCCAGCCTGCGGCGGGGTGATATCCTCACGGCCCGTGTCGAAACCGGTGACGTGGACGCCACGCTCACCGCCGCCGGCACCATTATTCCGGCGCGGGAGGTGGTCATTACCAGTCCCATCCCGAGCACAGTGCGGCGGGTGGTGCTGGCGGTGGGCGCACGGGTGCGGCCGGGCCAGCTCATCCTGGAATTGGACAAAGACCTGGCCGCCTCGGCGCTGGCCAAGCTCGACGATGAGCAGCTGCGCAACCAGAATAAGAACTCGCAACTACAGCTCACGCTGGACCGCAGCCTCACCGACCTGGCGGCCCAGCAGCAGAGCCAGGATTTGAAGGTGAGCAGCCTGGAATCGGCGTTGCGCGATGAGCAGCACCTGCTAGCCATTGGGGGCGGCACCGCCGAGGCCGTGCGCCAGGCCGAATTGAACCTGCGCACCGCCCGCCTCGAAGCCCAGCGCCTGCGCCAACAGCTGGCCAACCAGCGCCTGGCCAGCCAGGCTGACCGCCGCGAGCTGGGCTATACCGTGTCGATGCAGCAGCGCAGCATCCAGGAGCAGGCCGGCAAGCTACGCCAGGCCGACATCAGCAGCCAGCTGCCTGGCGTGCTCACTTGGGTAAATGACAACCTCGGGGCCACCGTGCAGGCCGGCGACGCCCTGGCGCGGGTAGCCGACCTCAGCCGCTACCGCGTGCGCGCCACGCTCGCCGATAGCTACGCCGACCAGCTGCACCCCGGCGATGCCGTGCTGGTGCGCCTCGGCCCCGGCACCGACCTGCGCGGCACCGTGGCCAGCATCAGCCCGGCCGTGGACAAGGGGGTAGTGACCTTTTACGCTACCCTCGCCAACGACCACCACCCGGCCCTGCGCGCCAATCTGCGCGCCGACGTGTTCGTGATAACCCGCGCCCACCGCGGCGTGCTGCGCCTCCACAACGGCCCCTTCTACCAGGGCGGCCAGGAGCAGCCGGTGTTCGTGCTGGCGGGGGGTAGGGCCGGGCGCAGGGTGGTGCATTTTGGCGATAGCAACACCGATTACGTGCAGGTGCTGAGAGGCTTGACGAAGGGTGAGGAGGTGATTGTGTCGGATACCAAGGGGTTTGTGGACACGCCGGAATTGCAGGTGGAGTAG
- a CDS encoding TolC family protein produces MFLVRKKLPCHQQSSGSPPPQGRGRGWSCARRAALLLLLLPLIAPAQTLTLPDLIQQTLTTAAPGLQARAAREGGYWAYRAYQASYRPQLALQGVVPSFNRAIIPVVQPDGTTAFQSVRYNNSLLAVNLTQNIGLTGAQVVVGSQVQRFDDFIRTEKRYNNQPFTLGLTQPLGYFNALKWDSRIAPLLYQESQRQYLEDREAIAQRVTELYFDVLLQQVNAAVAGQNAQATAELLRVGREKYQLGRLSESDLLQLELNLLNAQQAQAQALLDAETATVSLRTYCALPTPDPTAGAAPLAVPTPAPTLAVVPAEALAQAQQHRVAVLALARRQLQAARDVAQARGTTGLLATLTANLGYVNQAPQLTDSYRALQNQQQVALAFSLPLVDWGRRRATIRTAELARDQTQAAVSQDQRSFEQTVLTQAAQVPALASQTRLAARADTLAQRRYAITRATYEAGRLSLTDLTLASAAKDLARRGYILALRAGWVGYYRLRGLTLFDFETQQPLAAQ; encoded by the coding sequence GTGTTTCTCGTCCGTAAAAAATTACCGTGCCATCAGCAATCGTCCGGCTCCCCTCCCCCGCAGGGGAGGGGTCGGGGGTGGAGCTGCGCACGGCGGGCGGCCTTACTCCTGCTCCTCCTACCCCTCATCGCCCCTGCCCAAACCCTCACCCTCCCCGACCTCATTCAACAAACCCTCACCACCGCCGCGCCCGGCCTGCAAGCCCGCGCCGCCCGCGAGGGCGGCTACTGGGCCTACCGCGCCTACCAGGCCAGCTACCGGCCGCAGCTGGCGCTGCAAGGCGTGGTGCCGAGCTTCAACCGGGCCATTATTCCGGTGGTGCAGCCCGATGGCACGACCGCGTTTCAGTCGGTGCGCTACAACAACTCGCTGCTGGCCGTGAACCTGACGCAGAACATCGGCCTCACCGGCGCGCAGGTGGTGGTGGGCTCGCAAGTGCAGCGGTTCGATGATTTTATCCGAACCGAGAAACGCTATAACAACCAGCCCTTTACCCTGGGCCTGACCCAGCCGCTGGGCTACTTCAACGCCCTGAAGTGGGACAGCCGCATCGCACCGCTGCTCTACCAGGAAAGCCAGCGCCAGTATCTGGAGGACCGCGAGGCCATCGCGCAGCGCGTGACGGAACTGTATTTCGACGTGCTGTTGCAGCAGGTAAACGCCGCCGTGGCCGGCCAAAACGCCCAGGCCACCGCCGAGCTGCTGCGGGTGGGTAGGGAGAAATACCAACTGGGCCGCCTCTCGGAAAGCGACTTATTGCAATTAGAACTCAACCTGCTGAACGCCCAGCAGGCCCAGGCTCAGGCGCTGCTCGACGCCGAAACCGCCACCGTGAGCCTGCGTACCTACTGCGCCCTCCCTACCCCCGACCCCACCGCCGGAGCCGCGCCACTGGCCGTGCCGACCCCCGCGCCTACCCTGGCCGTAGTGCCCGCCGAGGCGCTGGCCCAGGCCCAGCAGCACCGGGTGGCGGTGCTGGCCCTGGCCCGCCGCCAGCTGCAAGCGGCCCGCGACGTGGCCCAGGCGCGCGGCACCACCGGCCTGCTGGCTACCCTCACCGCCAACCTCGGCTACGTAAACCAGGCCCCGCAACTAACTGACAGCTACCGCGCCCTGCAAAACCAGCAGCAGGTGGCGCTGGCTTTCTCCCTACCCCTCGTGGACTGGGGGAGGCGCCGCGCCACCATCCGCACCGCCGAGTTGGCGCGCGACCAAACCCAGGCCGCCGTGAGCCAGGACCAGCGCAGCTTCGAGCAAACCGTGCTCACGCAGGCCGCCCAGGTGCCGGCCCTGGCCAGCCAAACCCGCCTGGCCGCCCGCGCCGATACGCTGGCCCAGCGCCGCTACGCCATCACCCGCGCCACCTATGAGGCCGGCCGCCTCAGTCTCACCGATTTAACGCTGGCCTCGGCCGCCAAGGACCTGGCGCGGCGCGGCTACATTCTGGCCCTGCGCGCGGGCTGGGTGGGGTATTATCGCCTGCGCGGTCTCACGTTATTTGACTTTGAAACCCAGCAGCCGCTGGCCGCGCAGTAG
- a CDS encoding ABC transporter ATP-binding protein — MSLPTPSAPPVIQLTGIEKVYQTKTIETVALSQVNISIQRGEFVSVMGPSGCGKSTLLSLMGLLDEPSSGTIEIDGRAVTSYSDKELAGLRNHKIGFVFQSYHLINDLSVRDNVELPLLYRPGVGGAERRRRALAALDQVGLNARTGHFPAQLSGGQRQRVAIARALAGAPEIILADEPTGNLDSVMGEEIMALLLGLNRDQGTTLVMVTHDEQQALKTQRLIRFFDGRQVA, encoded by the coding sequence ATGTCCCTCCCTACCCCCTCCGCGCCGCCCGTCATCCAGCTTACTGGCATCGAAAAAGTCTACCAGACCAAAACCATCGAAACCGTGGCCCTGAGCCAGGTTAATATCTCTATTCAGCGCGGCGAGTTTGTGTCGGTGATGGGGCCCAGCGGCTGCGGCAAATCGACGTTACTCAGCCTGATGGGCCTGCTCGATGAGCCTAGCAGCGGCACCATTGAGATTGATGGGCGGGCCGTAACCTCGTATTCCGATAAGGAACTGGCGGGCCTGCGCAACCACAAAATCGGCTTCGTTTTTCAGAGCTACCACCTGATAAACGACCTCTCGGTGCGCGACAACGTGGAGTTGCCGTTGCTCTACCGGCCGGGGGTAGGCGGCGCCGAGCGCCGCCGCCGCGCCCTAGCCGCCCTCGACCAGGTGGGCCTCAATGCGCGCACCGGCCACTTCCCGGCGCAACTCAGCGGGGGGCAGCGGCAGCGCGTGGCCATTGCCCGCGCCCTGGCCGGCGCGCCCGAAATCATCCTGGCCGACGAGCCCACCGGCAACCTCGACTCGGTGATGGGCGAGGAAATAATGGCCCTGCTGCTGGGCCTCAACCGCGACCAGGGCACCACCCTCGTCATGGTCACCCACGACGAGCAGCAGGCCCTGAAAACCCAGCGCCTCATCCGGTTTTTCGACGGAAGACAAGTGGCGTGA
- a CDS encoding ABC transporter permease: MLLSYLKIAWKVLLRRKFFTAISLFGISFTLMILLVVYALIDFAAGPHRPELRSDRLLFINRIQLLYRDGGTSNSSMGYAFLDRYARPLHTPEKVSISQSNWGTAVAYVGQQVLKLDRKRTDGAFWQVLDFDFLEGRPYNQREVQDGAHVAVVSETTARRYFGTAAGVAGREMVLDAVPYRVVGVVRDVSLVRLHSYAELWQPISATADNLRDSEYLGKYQAIVLARRPADVPLIKEEYLQVINRVPLPDPKRYSKVNSRAQTLLASSLGSNENATEVEGAAGPFLRVVVGLGLLFLLLPALNLININVSRTLERSSEIGVRKAFGATGRQLVGQFLVENISLTLLGAGLGLGLAAGVLALLNSSHLVPYASFGLNGRVFGAALGVALFFGILSGAYPAYKMSKLHAVKALKGDLAA, translated from the coding sequence ATGCTCCTATCCTACCTCAAAATTGCCTGGAAAGTCCTCTTGCGGCGCAAGTTCTTCACCGCCATCAGCCTGTTTGGCATCAGCTTCACGCTGATGATTCTGCTGGTGGTGTATGCGTTGATAGATTTTGCCGCTGGGCCGCACCGGCCTGAGCTACGCAGCGACCGGCTATTGTTTATCAACCGAATACAGCTGCTGTATCGCGACGGCGGCACTAGTAACAGCAGCATGGGCTATGCTTTTCTAGACCGGTACGCCCGCCCGCTGCATACGCCCGAAAAAGTGTCTATCAGCCAAAGCAACTGGGGTACGGCTGTGGCCTACGTAGGGCAGCAAGTGCTGAAACTTGACCGTAAGCGCACAGATGGCGCATTTTGGCAAGTGTTGGATTTCGACTTCTTGGAGGGTCGCCCCTATAACCAGCGCGAAGTACAGGATGGAGCCCACGTAGCGGTAGTAAGTGAAACTACGGCCCGGCGCTACTTCGGCACTGCGGCGGGCGTGGCGGGGCGCGAGATGGTGCTCGATGCGGTGCCCTATCGGGTAGTAGGCGTGGTGCGCGACGTATCGTTGGTGCGCCTGCATAGCTACGCCGAACTGTGGCAGCCCATCTCGGCCACCGCCGACAACTTACGCGACTCCGAGTATTTGGGGAAGTACCAGGCCATCGTACTGGCCCGCCGCCCGGCCGACGTGCCGCTCATTAAGGAGGAGTACTTACAGGTTATCAACCGCGTACCGCTGCCCGACCCCAAGCGCTACAGCAAAGTAAACTCGCGGGCCCAAACGCTGCTGGCGTCGTCGCTGGGCAGCAATGAAAATGCTACCGAAGTGGAGGGCGCGGCCGGGCCGTTTCTGCGGGTAGTGGTGGGACTAGGACTGCTGTTTTTGCTGTTGCCGGCCCTCAACCTGATTAACATCAACGTGAGCCGCACGCTGGAGCGCTCCTCCGAGATTGGCGTGCGCAAGGCCTTCGGAGCCACGGGTAGGCAACTGGTGGGGCAGTTTCTGGTCGAAAACATCTCCCTGACGCTGCTGGGGGCGGGACTGGGTTTGGGGCTGGCGGCCGGGGTATTGGCGCTGCTCAATAGCAGCCACCTGGTGCCCTACGCCTCATTTGGATTAAATGGACGAGTGTTTGGGGCGGCGCTGGGCGTAGCCCTGTTTTTCGGAATCCTGTCGGGCGCTTACCCGGCTTATAAAATGTCGAAGTTGCACGCCGTAAAGGCTTTAAAAGGAGACCTTGCCGCATGA
- a CDS encoding ABC transporter permease: protein MIRHLFTLIWNRKRANALLTLEIFLAFIVLFAVGSVGVYYWNNYRSPMGFTYKNVWQIDLSPGTQPRAEQFGTLQQVLAQLRSTPGVVGVSRSNDNVPFAFSNNTTGLEYGEGPAKRSAGDANIYSAGPELRAIMDVQLREGRWFDRRDEVANPVPIVINEQLREQLFEPGQAALGQVVRSGDERWRIVGVSGPYRADGELDEPKAGLFRYVGPQDTTRAWFKLVMRVQPGSGALLEKKIGDDIRAINPLWHSSIDYLTEMRIAKLKIKLTPPAILGVVCIFLIVNVALGLFGVLWLNINQRRGELGVRRAMGASGAAISRQIVGEILVLTTFGLALGLLVAVQFPLLGVFNVQAGVYGTAMALAAGGLYLLAAACALYPSRLAAGIQPAVALREE from the coding sequence ATGATACGCCACCTGTTTACCCTAATATGGAACCGCAAGCGGGCTAATGCCTTGCTGACCCTGGAAATTTTTCTGGCTTTCATAGTGCTCTTTGCAGTAGGCAGCGTGGGCGTGTACTATTGGAATAATTACCGGTCACCGATGGGCTTCACCTATAAAAACGTGTGGCAAATTGACCTTAGTCCCGGCACTCAGCCCCGCGCCGAACAATTTGGCACCTTGCAGCAAGTGCTGGCGCAACTGCGCAGCACACCGGGCGTAGTGGGCGTATCGCGCAGCAACGACAACGTGCCGTTCGCCTTCAGCAATAACACTACTGGACTGGAATACGGTGAAGGCCCCGCCAAGCGGTCGGCAGGTGACGCAAATATTTACAGTGCTGGCCCCGAGCTACGTGCTATAATGGATGTGCAGCTGCGCGAAGGCCGCTGGTTTGACCGCCGCGATGAAGTAGCCAATCCTGTTCCCATCGTCATCAACGAGCAATTGCGCGAGCAGCTTTTTGAGCCAGGTCAGGCGGCCCTAGGGCAGGTAGTGCGCAGCGGCGACGAGCGCTGGCGCATCGTGGGCGTAAGCGGCCCCTACCGGGCCGACGGCGAGCTAGACGAGCCTAAAGCGGGCCTGTTCCGTTATGTAGGCCCGCAGGATACTACACGGGCTTGGTTTAAGTTGGTGATGCGGGTCCAACCAGGGTCCGGCGCATTACTGGAGAAGAAAATCGGCGACGATATCCGTGCCATCAATCCGCTTTGGCATAGCAGTATTGATTACCTAACCGAAATGCGAATAGCGAAGTTAAAAATAAAATTAACGCCGCCAGCCATTCTGGGCGTAGTGTGCATTTTCCTTATTGTGAATGTGGCCCTGGGCCTGTTTGGCGTGCTGTGGCTCAACATCAACCAGCGGCGCGGCGAGCTGGGCGTGCGCCGCGCAATGGGCGCCTCGGGCGCGGCCATCAGCCGGCAGATTGTGGGTGAGATTCTGGTGCTCACCACCTTTGGGCTGGCGCTAGGGCTGCTGGTGGCGGTGCAGTTTCCGCTGCTGGGCGTGTTTAATGTGCAGGCCGGCGTGTATGGCACCGCGATGGCGCTGGCGGCGGGCGGCCTCTACCTGCTGGCGGCGGCCTGCGCGCTCTACCCCAGCCGGCTGGCGGCAGGCATTCAGCCGGCCGTGGCCTTGCGCGAGGAGTGA
- a CDS encoding head GIN domain-containing protein, translating to MKNLLLSALLSLLALGSALAQTRTVPAFHTIKVSGGIELTLTAGAAQRVEVSTEPAELAQYLTTTVEDGTLVLRFEHPNGNVRSQHLRVAVTADQLTALTASSGAAVTARGAFAASTFVLDASSGAAVRADLAISDLTVRQHGGSVVTLNGQVAKLLLDVNGGSVFSGNDLATTTCQAQANGGSIVRLNTKDSLTATADGGSSIKYHGSPQVTKQANGGSTIKGS from the coding sequence ATGAAAAACCTGCTGCTTTCCGCCCTTCTTTCGCTGCTGGCCCTGGGGTCGGCGCTAGCCCAAACGCGGACCGTGCCGGCGTTTCACACCATTAAGGTGAGCGGCGGCATCGAGCTGACCCTCACGGCGGGCGCTGCCCAGCGGGTGGAGGTGAGCACCGAGCCGGCCGAGCTAGCCCAGTACCTGACCACTACTGTGGAGGACGGCACGCTGGTGCTGCGCTTCGAGCACCCCAATGGCAACGTGCGGAGCCAGCACTTGCGCGTGGCCGTCACGGCCGACCAGCTTACGGCCCTCACTGCAAGCAGCGGCGCAGCCGTGACAGCCCGCGGCGCATTCGCCGCGTCCACGTTCGTGCTCGACGCCTCGTCGGGGGCCGCCGTGCGCGCCGACCTGGCCATCAGCGACCTAACGGTGCGCCAGCACGGCGGCAGCGTGGTGACCCTCAACGGCCAGGTGGCCAAGCTGCTGCTGGACGTAAACGGCGGCTCCGTCTTTAGCGGCAACGACCTGGCAACTACCACCTGCCAGGCGCAGGCCAACGGCGGTAGCATCGTGCGGCTCAACACGAAAGACAGCCTCACGGCCACCGCCGACGGCGGGTCCAGCATCAAGTATCACGGCTCGCCGCAGGTGACGAAGCAAGCCAATGGTGGCAGCACCATCAAGGGCAGTTAG